GCCGCTGTTTGCGCGCTTGGAGGTACCGCAAGCCGATCCGCTCTAGCACATCGCCAGCGGACAGAGATGTTAAGCTAGCTTAATATCAAGGTAGTCCCTGCAAGCTTTTAACCGCTTGCTTAACATTTCGATACAAACTGAGGGATAGGATGCTGGACAGTTTCGGTCAGGATCCGGTTTTTACCCCGGAGCAAGTGCTCGAGAACCGCGGCCGAATCGCCATTTTTATCGACGGCTCCAATCTGTTTTACGCGGCCCTGCAGCTGGGCATCGAAATTGACTATACCAAGATGCTCTATCGTCTGACGGCGGGATCGCGGCTGCTGCGCGCGTTTTTTTACACCGGCGTTGACAGTGCCAACGAAAAGCAGCAAGGGTTTTTGCTCTGGATGCGCCGCAATGGCTACCGGGTCATTGCCAAGGACTTGGTGCAGCTGCCGGATGGCTCCAAAAAAGCCAACCTGGATGTTGAGATTGCCGTCGACATGCTGTCGCTGGCCGGAACCTACGATACGGCCGTATTGGTCAGTGGAGATGGCGATCTGGCCTACGCCGTTGATGCCGTCAGTTACCGCGGCGCCCGCATCGAGGTGGTGAGCTTGCGCTCGATGACCAGCGACAGCCTCATCGACGTTGCTGATCGCTACGTAGACCTCGATCGCATCCGAGACGGCATTTGCAAAACGAGCCCCAGCAACGGCAACCGCCAGGGCAACGGCCGGGCGAGCGAGTACCGCAGCGTCACCAGCCTCAACGTCCTGGAAGACGGCAAATGAAGCGCCCGGCCAAGCGTTACGGCAGGCTGGCGGCGCTCGTGCTGCTTTGGGGCGTGGGCGGCTGCGGCGCGCTGTCCTCCCCCTCAGCCCAGACGGACTCGCCAGCCCAAGCGAGCGAGTCAGCGCAAGACAAACGCGTCGTGCTGGAGAACGCCACGCTGGAGCACGCCGGCAAGCGCGGCCAAACGCGCTGGAAGCTGCAAGTCGAGCGCGTCCGCTACAGCCACGACCGCCAGCGCGCCCAGCTTGAGGGCCTGCGCGGGAACCTCTACCGCCAGGGCGAGTTGGTCTTGCAGGTTGAGGCCCAACAGGGCAAGCTCGCGCGCGAGCGCCAGACCCTGACTTTTCAAGGCGAGATCGCCGCTACCGATCCGCGCAATGCGGTTACCATCCGCAGCGACCGGCTGGCGTGGCAAGCCCAGCAAGGCATTTTGGTCGCTCCCAATCGCCTCAGCGCGCGCACCCCCCAAGCGGCGGT
The window above is part of the Cyanobacteria bacterium QS_8_64_29 genome. Proteins encoded here:
- a CDS encoding NYN domain-containing protein; this encodes MLDSFGQDPVFTPEQVLENRGRIAIFIDGSNLFYAALQLGIEIDYTKMLYRLTAGSRLLRAFFYTGVDSANEKQQGFLLWMRRNGYRVIAKDLVQLPDGSKKANLDVEIAVDMLSLAGTYDTAVLVSGDGDLAYAVDAVSYRGARIEVVSLRSMTSDSLIDVADRYVDLDRIRDGICKTSPSNGNRQGNGRASEYRSVTSLNVLEDGK